The following coding sequences lie in one Flexivirga oryzae genomic window:
- a CDS encoding transposase, translating to MANVKYPLELRERATRLAVEARRDPDTRTGAIARVAEQLGVHKEALRMWVRKAEAADLPVEPEDSEARIRLLEKENRELRRSNEILKSAAAFFAAELCATRRRVIERRWETVSAGLS from the coding sequence ATGGCGAATGTGAAGTATCCGCTGGAGCTTCGTGAGCGTGCGACCCGGTTGGCCGTGGAGGCCCGTCGTGACCCCGATACCCGTACCGGCGCGATCGCTCGGGTCGCCGAGCAACTCGGGGTGCACAAGGAGGCGTTGCGGATGTGGGTCCGTAAGGCCGAAGCAGCGGATCTACCGGTCGAGCCGGAAGACTCCGAGGCGCGGATCCGGTTGCTGGAGAAGGAGAACCGGGAACTACGTCGTAGTAACGAGATCCTGAAGTCGGCCGCGGCTTTCTTCGCGGCGGAGTTGTGCGCCACGAGGCGCCGTGTTATCGAGAGGCGGTGGGAGACCGTCTCCGCCGGGTTGTCGTAG